The genomic DNA ATAAACCGGGGGCAGTTCCCAACCCCTGGTTCGCGTTCCCAGCCGCCGGGAGTCGGACCGTCGTGGGTCGGCGCGTCTCACTACAGCCGTCGGCTACGGAGATACGAGAAGTGAAGTGTCGCGCCCCCGTGTGTCCCGTATGTCCGACGGCGACGGGTCGCTCGACGACCTCCGCGAACACGCCGAGCGGCCGATGTTGTACCTCGCCCGCGAGTACGGCGGTGGGTACACCCTCGAGCTCCTGTTGGGTGGTGTCACCACAGTCCTCTCGGCGGCGCTGTTCTCCGTCCCCGCGTTCGTCCTCGGGGTCGCACTCGACGCACTGTTCACGAACGAACGCCCGTTCACCCTCCCGCTGGTGCCCGAGGCGTGGATCCCGCCGACGGCCACCGGCCAGTTCTGGCTCACCGTCGGCATCGTCACCGGCTCGTTCCTGTTGGCCGCCGTGTCCGGGTACCTCCGCGGGTGGGCGCTCAACCGCGTCGCACAGGACGTGCAACACGACGTGCGGACGGACACCTACGAGGAGATGCAGACCCAGCGGCTCGCCTTCTTCGACGACCACAAGACCGGTGAGATCATGTCCGTGCTGAACAACGACGTGAACCAACTGGAGTCGTTCCTCTCGCAGGACCTCCAACAGGGCGTCCGGATCGTCGTCACCTCGCTCACCATCGGCGCGATCACCCTGTGGCTCAACTGGCGACTCGCGCTCGTCACCCTGACGATGGTGCCGATGTTGGGGTACGCCTCCTACCGCTTCCAGAACGCCATCGAGCCGAAGTACGGCGAGGTGCGCTCGTCCGTCGGGCGACTCAACGCCCGGCTGGAGAACAGCATCGGCGGGATCACCGTGATCAAGGCGTTCGGTCGCGAGGCGTACGAGGCCGACCGGGTCGCCGACGCCTCCGACGACTACCGGAGTGCCAACTGGGACGCGATCCGCACCCGGATCAAGTTCTTCCCCGCGCTCGTCGTGATCACCGCCTTCGGCTACGGCGTCACGTTCACGCTCGGCGGCTACGCGTACCTCTTCGGCGGCACTGCCGGGGCGCCCGCCGTCGTCGCCTTCTTCGCGGCCGGCCTCTCTGCGGGGACGCTGGTCACCTTCCTCCTGTACGCCCGCCGGCTGATGTACCCGATGCGGCAGTTCGGACAGGTGTTGAACAACTACCAGTACGCCTACTCGGCGGCCGAGCGGATCGTCGGGCTCCTGCGGGAACCCGATCAGATTCCCGACCGCGACGACGGGGTCGAACTCGACACGGTCGCCGGCGCGGTGTCGTACGAGGACGTCTCCTTCGCCTACGAGAACGCCGACGAGACGACGATCGACGACGTGAGTCTCGAGGTGGAGCCGGGCGAGACCGTCGGCTTGGTCGGGCCGACGGGTGCCGGGAAGACGACACTGATCAAGCTCCTGATGCGGCTGTACGACGCCGACGAGGGGACGATCCGGCTCGACGGCCACGACGTACGCGACGTGCGTCTCGACAGTCTCCGGGAGCACTTGGGGTACGTCTCCCAGGAGCCGTTCCTCTTCGGCGGCACCGTCCGCGAGAACGTCGCCTACGGGCAGACGGAGGTGACCGACGCGGAGTTGGAGACGGCACTCCGGCGGGCCGGCGCGTGGGAGTTCGTCTCGGAGTTGGACGACGGCGTCGAGACGACGGTCGGGGAGCGGGGCGTGAAGCTCTCGGGTGGACAACGCCAGCGGCTGGCGATCGCGCGGGCCATCCTGGAGGACCCGTCGATCCTCGTGTTGGACGAGGCGACGAGTCACGTCGACAACGAGACGGAGGTGGTGATCCAACAGAACGTCGCGGACACGCTCGCCGAGCGGACGACGTTCGTGATCGCCCACCGGCTCTCGACGGTGCGTGACGCCGACCGGATCGTCGTCTTGGACGACGGCCACGTCGCCGAGACGGGCACCCACGAGGAGTTGCTGGGGGCCGACGGGCTGTACGCCGACCTCTGGAGCGTCCAGGTGGGCGAGGTGGAGTCGCTCCCGGACGGGTTCGTCGAGCGCAACCTCGCGACGGACGACTGAGCGGTCGGAACACCGCGACGGACGAGCGAGCGACCGGGCCATCACGACGGACGGCCGACACGGGGGCGGATTCGATCCGGTCCAGTCGCCTCTCTCAGATCGACCGTCGGTTCCAGTACCGTACCGTCCGCTTGAAGTACGCGTACGCACCCAACAGCGCGGGTACCAGTGGGATCGCCACCGCGACTGGTGTCGGCAGCGGCGAGACGCTCCCGAGCCAGAACCCGAACGCGCCCGCGCCGACGACGAACGCGACGAACAGCCCGGTGACCAGCAGGTCCAGCGCCGCTCTGACGTAGGAGTTCGTCGTCGGGCCGCCGGCCGTCACGCCTCTCACACTGGACCGGCGAGTCAAATCTCTGACGCCGGGGGATTGCGTTCACACTGCGTCGGAGGCGTGGATCGGAGACACGTCTCGCCCTTGACATCCTCTCACCCCTGAAGGGGTGGGATTCCTCCGGTAGGGATGTTCGACCTATCGACCCACGGAGGCAACTTTCCCGTTGCTGGTACTCTGGTTTGTGCGTTCCTCGTTGGGACTTGCCCTCTCGGGAGAGTGTGGTCGCTCCGACCAATCGTGGTCGTCCCACATGAGGCGCACAGGCCGTGCCATCGACCCTGCTTCGAACGCTGTGTCAGTCTCTTGTTTGAGGAACGTCCGGGAGGCGTCCAAATCGGCGTGACCCTCGTATCCACACGAACACCGGAACACGTCACCACGACGCTTCGTCTCCAATCGCTCACCACACGCGACACACATTGCCGTCGTGAACGCTTCCGACCGAACCTCGACCGAAATACCGAACTCCTCGGCGGTCGTGGCGAGACGGTCGACGAACGAGCGATACGCCCAGAACTGGTGGGTTTTCTCGTTCACTCGCGCCGACCAGTGGTCCGACAGCACGTCGGTGAGGTCGCCCACGTACACGGTGGCAACGCCCTCGTCGTACAGTCGGTCCATCAGGTCACGCACGAGTGCGTCCTGTGCGTGGTCGCGCCGCCGTGTCCGCTTGCGGTACAGGCGTCGAATTCGGCGACTACTGTACCGTCCCTCGCGGAGCTTCGACTGTAGACGGGCGATTTCTTCGGTGGTTTCTCGAAAGTCGGCGAACAGGTCACGTCCCTCGTAGAGGTACTGTTGACCGGTCGTGGTCGTACAGGCGACGAGGTTGTTCGCGCCCACATCCAAGGCAGCCGATTCCTCGGCTCGTGGTGAATCCTGTCGAGAATCGGGTACTGTGACAGGGTGAAAGGCCCTGAACGTGTCGCTCACCTCATCGTAGTACAGTTCCAACCGGCCGTGTTCGCCCTCCCATTTGGGGTCGCCAGTGACTTCGAGGCGCAGGCGCTCGTGGTAGCCAAGCCCGTACTCGTCTTTGAGGTCTCGGCCGACAGGGATTTCGAGCCGACTCCGCTCACCGATTTCGAGGGTGTACTGGTCGTTGCGGATGTACGTCTGCAGTTCTCGACCATCTTCCTCGTTGCCCCAGTATCCCGGCGGGGCGGTGTCCTCGCCATCCTCGCGGGCAGCGAAGAACGACCGCCACGCTTCGCTGTTTTTGCGGATGACCTGTTGAGCGGTGGCAGAGCCGAGAACACCAACGTACTGTTTGCGGTAGTCGGCGGTGTCCCACACGCTTTCGCCGTCGAAGAAGTTCTGGCGACGTTCGTAGTTGAGCTGGTTCCAGAGACTGGCAGAGGCGTCCAACAACTCGCGGAGCAGTTGCTCACCGTCTGCTGTGAGCGGTCTGACCGCGAACGTGTTGGTCCGCCTCACGACAACAGACTCTTACCGCTCTATGACTAAAGGTCTTTTGGACGATGAGACCAAATATCGACATCAGTCACACGCTGGCTGGTCGGGTGAAGGATTACAAAGAGGCTGCCGACCTGGACAGTCTGAGCGAGGCGTACCAGGAAGTGATCGAGGCAGGGGTAGAGGCGGTGGAACATCCAGACGAGTCGTAGTGCGGTGGGGTACTGCGCTGTGTTGTCGCTTACACCCACCCCTGAAGGGGTGGGCTTCCGCTCGCTACGTGTCACTCCCCGTCGAGCACGTCTTGGACGCGCTCGCGGGTCTCCGCGACACGTTCCTCGCGGTACGCCTGGTGGGTGGTCTCGATGCTCTCGTGGCGCAACAGTTCCTGTGCGAGTTCGGCATCCTCGGCGTACACCTCGCTGCCGAGTCCACGCCGGCCGCCGTGCGGTTTCAAGTACTCCCCGTCGATGAACACCTCGGCCGCCTCACAGAGGCGACGCATCAGCGAGCGGGCGCCGTTCGTCGAGATGGCCGGCGGCGGCACCTCGTGGTCGCGCAACACCTCGCTGGCGGTCGCGTCCGCCAGCGCCGTCTCGATCCGCTCGTCGGCCCAGCCGCGCTCCGCGAGCCCCTCGCGTGCGGCGCGAGCCAGCGACGGGGCGTGTTCCGTCGGGAAGACGGGCCACTCGTCCGTCGGCGGCTCCAGCACGCGCCGGTAGCGGTCCAACACCGTGACGACACGGTCCAACAACGGGATCGGCTGTTCCTCGCGTGTCTTCCCGAAGACGACAGCCGTCCCGCCGGCCAAGTCCACGTCGCGCCAGCGCAACCCGTTGCGGTCCTCGTCGCGCGGCGTCGCGAACAGCTCCGCGCCGCGAGCACCGGTCAACGCCAGCGCCGTCACGAGCGCCCGATCGCGGAACGCCGTCGTCCGGTCCACGTCTACGTCTCCCTCCAGCGCCTCGTGGGCCCGGTCGTCGACGAAGGCCAGCAACTGCTCGCGAGCCTCGCGACTCCAGAACTGGCGGTCGTGGTCCCCGCGGTCCGTCGGCAGCGGTTCGCGAGCGCGATTCGGACGCGCCGGGTTCGCGTCGAGTCGCTCGTCGTCGACACACCAGCCGAGGAACGCGCGGACGACGGTGAAGTACGGGCCGGCGGCGGAACTCGCGGAGAGGTCGTCCGCGTCGTCGTGGACTCGTTCGCGGAGGTACTGGGCGTAGCGGCGAACGTCCAGCACGTCGATCTCTTCCAGTGTCGTCACGTCACGTCGACTGCGGAGGAAGGAGACGAACTCTTCCAGAACGTGCTCGCTGTTCGCGCGGTACGCTCCGGCGTCGAGACTCCGCAGTCGCGCCGCGACGGCGGTCTCCAGTCGCGTCCCGTCCCCCTCGCTCGCGTCTGGCATCTACGGAGTGGTCGGCGACGAGCGAGGTAAGTGTACCGCGTCGGGCGGGTCAGTCCTCCCCCGCCTCGCCGACACCGTCCGGCGCGGCCGCCTCCGGCACGACCCGTCGGACCTCGTACCCCGCGTCCTCCACACCGCCCACGACGCCGTCGAGTGCCGCCGCGCCGGGGACCGTCACGCGGAAGACCAGGTCCGCCTTCCCGACGGGGAGCCCGGCCTCCGAGCGGTCGTGGCGCACACTCCGGATGTTGGTGTCGTACTCGCCGACGATCTCGGCGATCTCCCCGAGGACACCGGGCTGATCGTCGATCCGGACCCGCAAGGTGACGAACTGTTGGCGGTCGACGAGTGCGCGGGTGAGCACGTCTTGGAGCGTCGCGGTGTCGACGTTGCCGCCACACAACAGTGGCACGACCGTCTCGTCGGGTGCGACCGAGAGCGTTCCGGACAGCAACGCGGCGACACTCGTCGCCGCCGCGCCCTCGACGAGTTGTTTCGTCCGTTCGAGGAGGAACAGCGTCGCCGTCGCGATCTCCGTGTCGGAGACGGTCACTACCTCGTCGACGTACCGGTCGATCAGCCCGTACGTCAACGCGGAGATGCCCCCGGTTGCGATCCCGTCCGCGATGGTGTCCGGGTCCGGCATGTCGACCGGGTGGCCCTTCGCGAGACTGTCGGGCACCGTCGCCGCCCCCTCGGCTTGCACCCCGACGACGCGGGTGTCCGCGTCGAGTTCCGCGAGTGCGGTCGCGACCCCAGAGATCAGTCCACCGCCCCCGATCGGGACGACGACGGTGTCGGCCTCGGGCACCTGGTCGGCGAGTTCGAGTCCGATCGTCCCCTGGCCGGCGACGACCGCGGGGTCGTCGTAGGCGTGGACGAAGGCGGTGCCGGGGTCGTCGGTGGCCTCCCGGGCCGCGTCCATCGCGGCCGCGAACGTCTCGCCGACCTGTTCGACGCGGGCGCCGTAGCCGCGCGTCGCGTCGACCTTCGCCTGCGGAGCCGTCTCCGGCATCACGACCAGCGAGTCGACGCCCAGTTCCGTCGCGGCGAACGCGACCCCCTGTGCGTGGTTGCCGGCGCTGGCGGCGACGACGCGGTCGACGGCCTCGTCGGACGCGACCAACTGCGCGACCGTGTTGTACGCGCCACGGGGTTTGAACGACCCCGTCTTCTGGAGGTGTTCGAACTTGAGCCGCACGTCCGCGCCGGTCTCGCGGCCGAGGGTCGCGCTCTCGACCACCGGCGTCTCCTCGATCTCCGGGACCGCGGCCAGTCGTTCGGCCGCGGCCTCCACGTCCGCGAGCGTCACGGCCGGCTCGTCGGCACTGTCCGTGTCCATACACGTGGATTCGCTCCGGGGGTGCAATATCTGCCGGTCGCGAGTGAGCGTCTCTGTGGGTCCCGCGCGTGACTCGGCTCGACGCGAGCGACTCGAGAGTCGGTGACCGAAGCCGGTGATTCGAGACTCGTCAGAGTAGACTGTAGCCAGTGAGTGTAGTCAAGTAGTATAGGTGATTAGTATCGCTAATAAGTAATACTTTAGGGTGTAGTTCGTCGAGCAGAGCGGGCTGTTCGGACGAGTCGCCGCCGGACGATCACTCCGAGTTCCGCGGTGAGTCGCCGCAGGTGGTCGTCTAGACGTACGCGGTGTCGCGGAGGAGTTCAACCTCTGCGGTCGACGAGACGGCGTCGTCACGGGTCGCGAACCCGGTCGACTGGACCAGTTCGCCGGTCAGGCCACCCGCGCAGAACACGTTCGCCACCGACGGGTAGTTCTCGAACGGCCCGGTCGCACGACTGCTCCTCGGGACGCGGACCTCCCGGTCGCGTCTCCCAGTCCCGTCTCCTGGACGCGGAACTCCCGACCGCGTCTCCCAGTCCCGTCTCCCGGGCGCGGAACTCCCGATCGCGTCTCCAGGACCACCACCACGATGCAACGAACACCCAGTCGACGCCGCGAGGAGTCCCACGCCGTTACCGACCACCGGCCGCCGAGTGCGCCGGGTCAGCCTGCAGTCGAGCCACGCCAGCAGCCAGAAGTTTTCGTTTGATTCGCCGCCGAAATCGTACGTCGGCCGTAGAACGTCGGATCGACACGCGACGCACCCCCGAAGAACGACAGGCACACCGGTCCGAGACACCTGGCCTTGTCAAACCTTAGCATATTAGGATCAGGAAATGGTACTGATATTCGTGTTACGATTCCAGAAGACGATAAGGGAGAGGAGTCCGTGTGGTAGTGTATGACTCACGACGACGCCGGCGCGGACCGACTGGGAGACGGTAGTCGGGATGTAGGCGACGGTGGTCGAGGTGTAGGCGGCGGAGACGCGGGCGCCGACGCGCGGACCACGGGTGGTCGGGGGACGGGAGCGAATCGGGAGGAGTCGAGTGCCGTCGCGCGCGGCGAGGGGTTGGCCGACCCGACGGCGTCGCGGGCGAACTGCGGCGTCGGCGCGGTGGTCGACCTGGAGGGGGCGGCGAGCCACGAGACGGTGGCCGACGCGCTGGACCTCCTCGCGGACATGGAACACCGTGGAGCCCGCGGTGCGGAGCCGAACACGGGCGACGGCGCGGGTGTGATGCTCGAACGGCCGGACGCGTTCTTCGCGGCCGAACTCGACGTGTCGCTGCCGTCGACGTACGCCGTCGGGACGCTGTTCCTCCCGCCGGACGACGACGCGACACGCGAGTGGGTGCGAGACGTGGTTCGCGAGGAGTTGGCGGCACGCGACTGCGAGGTGCTGACGTGGCGGCGCGTCCCGACGGCTGCCGAGCCGGCGAACCTCGGCGAGACGGCTCGCGCCGCCGAGCCGGCGATCTGGCAGGTGTTCGTCGCACCGACCGACGCGGTGGGCGACGCCGACACGAACGGAGACGCGGGCTCGACAGCGGCCGACGACTCCGTCGGAGACACAGACGCTGCGGTCGACACCGAGGCGTTCGACCACGCGTTGTACGTGGCTCGCCGCGCCGTCGAGTCGCGTCTCGACGAGGCGACGCCCGGAGCCGACACCGACACCGACGAGAACGGGACCGGGGACGAGAGCAGTCGCGACCCGTACGTCGTCTCGCTGGACCGCCAGCGCGTGGTGTACAAGGGGCTGTTGACGGCCGAGCAGTTGCCGGACTACTTCCCGGACCTCCGCGACGAGCGGCTCCGGTCGCGGGTGGCGCTGGTCCACGCGCGGTTCTCGACGAACACGCTCGGCGCGTGGCACCTCGCACACCCGTACCGCAACGTCGTCCACAACGGCGAGTTCAACACCCTCGACGGCAACGTCAACTGGATGCGCGCCCGCGAGTCCGAGCTGTCGGGCGAGCGGTTCGACGACGACGAGTTGGAGGCCGTCACGCCCGTCGTGACGGACCCCGACCAGTCCGACACGGCGACGGTCGACGAGGTGCTCGACCTGCTGCTCCACGGTGGGCGAGAGCTCCCGCACGCCCTCCGGATGCTCGTCCCGGAGGCGTACCGGAACGACCCGGAGATGGCGGCCGACCGGCGCGACTTCTACGACTACCACGCCTCGCTCGTCGAGCCGTGGGACGGCCCGGCGCTCGTGATCGGGTTCGACGGCGAGCAGGTGGCCGGCGTGCTCGACCGCAACGGCCTCCGCCCGTGTCGGTACGACGTGACCGCCGACGGACGGCTGATCGCCGCCAGCGAGGCCGGCGCACTGGAGACGCCACCCGCGGAGATCGTCGACCGCGGACGACTCCGACCCGGCGAGGTGTTCGTCGCGGACTTGGCGGAGGGGCGCGTCGTCCCCGACGAGGAGGTGTTCGCGGACCTCACCGACGAGCGGTACGGGGAGTGGGTCGACCGCGAGGCGGTGGCGGTGGACGACCTGACGGACGACACCGTCACGGAGGAGACGGAGGCGGAGCTCCCGGACGACCTCCGCGCACGGCAGGTCGCGGCGGGGTACAGCCACGACCAACTCGACACGATGCTGGAGCCGATGGCGCGCGAGGGGACGGACCCGGTCGGCTCGATGGGCGACGACACGCCGCTGTCGGTGCTCTCGGAGACGCGGCGGTCGCTGTTCGACTACTTCGTCCAGAGCTTCGCGCAGGTGTCGAACCCGCCGATCGACTACATCCGCGAGGACCTCGTCACCACGCTGGAGACCCGGCTCGGACCACAGCGAGACCTCCTCTCGGAGATGCCCGCTCACGCCCGGCAGGTCGTGTGTGACTCGCCGGTGCTGACCGACGCGGAGGCGCGGGCCATCCGCGCGCTGGACGGCACGGACCACGGGCTCCGGTCCGTCACCGTCGACACGACGTTCGCGGTGCCGGACGACGAGGACGGAGGTGACGAGGCACCACGACTCGCGGCCGCGGTGGCGGATCTACGCGAGCGCGCGGCCGCCGCCGTCCGCGACGGCGCGGACGTACTCGTGCTCTCGGACGAGCGCGTCGGGGCGGACCGCGCCGCGATCCCGGCACTGTTGGCGACCGCCGCAGTCCACACCCACCTCGTCGACGAGCGGCTGCGGGCGCAGTGCGGGCTCGTCGTCCGGACGGAGCAGGCCGCCGAGGTCCACCACGTCGCCTGCCTGATCGGCTACGGCGCCGGCGCAGTCCACCCGGCGCTCGCGTACGACACCGTCCGCGACCTCGTCGCGGGCGAGAACGGCGCCGACCCCGAGACCGCCCTCACCGCCTACCGCGAGGCGGTTGAGGACGGACTCTCGAAAACGATGGCGCGGATGGGTATCTCGGCACTGTCCTCCTACCAGGGAGCGGCCGTCTTCGGTGCCGTCGGACTCGACGAGTCGTTCCTCGACCGCTACTTCACCGACACCGAGTCGAAGACGGCCGGGATCGGAGTCGAGGAAGTGCAGACCGACGCGCTGGCGCGACACGCGGCGGGGTACGACCGAGACCCGGAACTCCCGCGGACGGGCGAACACGAGAACCGCAGCGACGGGGAACGCCACGGCTGGAACCCCGACTCCGTGAGT from Halobaculum sp. MBLA0147 includes the following:
- a CDS encoding ABC transporter ATP-binding protein is translated as MSDGDGSLDDLREHAERPMLYLAREYGGGYTLELLLGGVTTVLSAALFSVPAFVLGVALDALFTNERPFTLPLVPEAWIPPTATGQFWLTVGIVTGSFLLAAVSGYLRGWALNRVAQDVQHDVRTDTYEEMQTQRLAFFDDHKTGEIMSVLNNDVNQLESFLSQDLQQGVRIVVTSLTIGAITLWLNWRLALVTLTMVPMLGYASYRFQNAIEPKYGEVRSSVGRLNARLENSIGGITVIKAFGREAYEADRVADASDDYRSANWDAIRTRIKFFPALVVITAFGYGVTFTLGGYAYLFGGTAGAPAVVAFFAAGLSAGTLVTFLLYARRLMYPMRQFGQVLNNYQYAYSAAERIVGLLREPDQIPDRDDGVELDTVAGAVSYEDVSFAYENADETTIDDVSLEVEPGETVGLVGPTGAGKTTLIKLLMRLYDADEGTIRLDGHDVRDVRLDSLREHLGYVSQEPFLFGGTVRENVAYGQTEVTDAELETALRRAGAWEFVSELDDGVETTVGERGVKLSGGQRQRLAIARAILEDPSILVLDEATSHVDNETEVVIQQNVADTLAERTTFVIAHRLSTVRDADRIVVLDDGHVAETGTHEELLGADGLYADLWSVQVGEVESLPDGFVERNLATDD
- the ilvA gene encoding threonine ammonia-lyase is translated as MDTDSADEPAVTLADVEAAAERLAAVPEIEETPVVESATLGRETGADVRLKFEHLQKTGSFKPRGAYNTVAQLVASDEAVDRVVAASAGNHAQGVAFAATELGVDSLVVMPETAPQAKVDATRGYGARVEQVGETFAAAMDAAREATDDPGTAFVHAYDDPAVVAGQGTIGLELADQVPEADTVVVPIGGGGLISGVATALAELDADTRVVGVQAEGAATVPDSLAKGHPVDMPDPDTIADGIATGGISALTYGLIDRYVDEVVTVSDTEIATATLFLLERTKQLVEGAAATSVAALLSGTLSVAPDETVVPLLCGGNVDTATLQDVLTRALVDRQQFVTLRVRIDDQPGVLGEIAEIVGEYDTNIRSVRHDRSEAGLPVGKADLVFRVTVPGAAALDGVVGGVEDAGYEVRRVVPEAAAPDGVGEAGED
- the gltB gene encoding glutamate synthase large subunit — its product is MTHDDAGADRLGDGSRDVGDGGRGVGGGDAGADARTTGGRGTGANREESSAVARGEGLADPTASRANCGVGAVVDLEGAASHETVADALDLLADMEHRGARGAEPNTGDGAGVMLERPDAFFAAELDVSLPSTYAVGTLFLPPDDDATREWVRDVVREELAARDCEVLTWRRVPTAAEPANLGETARAAEPAIWQVFVAPTDAVGDADTNGDAGSTAADDSVGDTDAAVDTEAFDHALYVARRAVESRLDEATPGADTDTDENGTGDESSRDPYVVSLDRQRVVYKGLLTAEQLPDYFPDLRDERLRSRVALVHARFSTNTLGAWHLAHPYRNVVHNGEFNTLDGNVNWMRARESELSGERFDDDELEAVTPVVTDPDQSDTATVDEVLDLLLHGGRELPHALRMLVPEAYRNDPEMAADRRDFYDYHASLVEPWDGPALVIGFDGEQVAGVLDRNGLRPCRYDVTADGRLIAASEAGALETPPAEIVDRGRLRPGEVFVADLAEGRVVPDEEVFADLTDERYGEWVDREAVAVDDLTDDTVTEETEAELPDDLRARQVAAGYSHDQLDTMLEPMAREGTDPVGSMGDDTPLSVLSETRRSLFDYFVQSFAQVSNPPIDYIREDLVTTLETRLGPQRDLLSEMPAHARQVVCDSPVLTDAEARAIRALDGTDHGLRSVTVDTTFAVPDDEDGGDEAPRLAAAVADLRERAAAAVRDGADVLVLSDERVGADRAAIPALLATAAVHTHLVDERLRAQCGLVVRTEQAAEVHHVACLIGYGAGAVHPALAYDTVRDLVAGENGADPETALTAYREAVEDGLSKTMARMGISALSSYQGAAVFGAVGLDESFLDRYFTDTESKTAGIGVEEVQTDALARHAAGYDRDPELPRTGEHENRSDGERHGWNPDSVSALHSAVRSGDHDAWEEYAAHVNDPAEPEALRDTLTFAGDRDPVPIAEVEPVSEVVQRFSTAAMSLGSLSPEAHETNAQAMNRIGGKSNTGEGGEPPERFDTERECHVKQVASGRFGVTAAYLRAADEIQIKMAQGSKPGEGGHLPGSKVNDLIAHVRCSTPGVGLISPPPQHDIYSIEDLKQLIYDLKAINPDADVNVKLVAGTGIGTIAAGVAKANADAVHVSGHSGGTGASPRTSIKHAGLPWEIGLAETNQLLHETDLRDRIRVSVDGGLKTGRDVAVGALLGAEEFAFGTASLVSSGCVMARQCHQNTCPVGVATQREELRERFPGEPDHVIEFMRFVAQDLREIMAELGFRTVDEMVGRPDCLEPREDLTGRAATLDPSAVLADPVGDPVPDETDAPTGDTPTAADGGTARTKVQPQPRPTDRLLDRLCPDLAERVAAGEETTITGRVDNADRAVGATLSGRVVDEHGGDGLADDTVSVNLTGAAGQSFGAFLAPGVTARVTGTANDYVAKGLSGGRVIVETPEDAGYDPATNVAIGNVALYGATDGELYVEGVAGERFAVRNSGVRAVVEGAGDHCCEYMTGGVVAVLGAVGRNFAAGMSGGVAYVYDPDGTAERRVNRSMVSTSRSLSDRDRAVLRRLVENHAAHTGSERAAELLDDWETVVDDFLRVLPDPYADVLAAGDAEDVRTDLPSRVASDAEGGFGSAPGDD
- a CDS encoding tyrosine-type recombinase/integrase yields the protein MPDASEGDGTRLETAVAARLRSLDAGAYRANSEHVLEEFVSFLRSRRDVTTLEEIDVLDVRRYAQYLRERVHDDADDLSASSAAGPYFTVVRAFLGWCVDDERLDANPARPNRAREPLPTDRGDHDRQFWSREAREQLLAFVDDRAHEALEGDVDVDRTTAFRDRALVTALALTGARGAELFATPRDEDRNGLRWRDVDLAGGTAVVFGKTREEQPIPLLDRVVTVLDRYRRVLEPPTDEWPVFPTEHAPSLARAAREGLAERGWADERIETALADATASEVLRDHEVPPPAISTNGARSLMRRLCEAAEVFIDGEYLKPHGGRRGLGSEVYAEDAELAQELLRHESIETTHQAYREERVAETRERVQDVLDGE
- a CDS encoding RNA-guided endonuclease InsQ/TnpB family protein — encoded protein: MRRTNTFAVRPLTADGEQLLRELLDASASLWNQLNYERRQNFFDGESVWDTADYRKQYVGVLGSATAQQVIRKNSEAWRSFFAAREDGEDTAPPGYWGNEEDGRELQTYIRNDQYTLEIGERSRLEIPVGRDLKDEYGLGYHERLRLEVTGDPKWEGEHGRLELYYDEVSDTFRAFHPVTVPDSRQDSPRAEESAALDVGANNLVACTTTTGQQYLYEGRDLFADFRETTEEIARLQSKLREGRYSSRRIRRLYRKRTRRRDHAQDALVRDLMDRLYDEGVATVYVGDLTDVLSDHWSARVNEKTHQFWAYRSFVDRLATTAEEFGISVEVRSEAFTTAMCVACGERLETKRRGDVFRCSCGYEGHADLDASRTFLKQETDTAFEAGSMARPVRLMWDDHDWSERPHSPERASPNEERTNQSTSNGKVASVGR